One genomic window of Cercospora beticola chromosome 5, complete sequence includes the following:
- the UBC12 gene encoding NEDD8-conjugating protein ubc12 (BUSCO:EOG09265FCK) produces the protein MLKIWSMKQQQQKSEAAAGGAKKKKVTAAQLRVQKDLSELSLGSTMKTHFPNPDDILNFTLTLTPDEGLYKGGVFNFSFAISQNFPHEPPKVKCKEKIYHPNIDLEGNVCLNILREDWKPVLNLNAVIVGLQFLFLEPNASDPLNKDAANDLMSDRDRFKRNVRSAMAGGSVKGEAFDRVMK, from the exons ATGCTGAAAATATGGAGcatgaagcagcagcagcagaagagcgaggctgctgctggcggggcgaagaagaagaaggtgacAGCAGCGCAACTGCGCGTACAGAAAG ATCTGTCGGAACTTTCCCTCGGCTCCACGATGAAGACGCATTTCCCGAACCCTGACGACATCCTCAACTTCACACTCACACTCACACCCGACGAAGGCCTGTACAAAGGCGGTGTtttcaacttctccttcgcaaTCAGCCAGAATTTCCCACACGAGCCACCGAAAGTCAAATGCAAAGAGAAGATCTACCATCCGAACATCGATCTTGAGGGCAACGTCTGCCTGAACATCCTCCGAGAAGACTGGAAACCAGTTCTCAATCTGAACGCGGTCATAGTGGGGCTACAGTTCTTGTTCTTGGAGCCGAACGCCAGTGACCCGCTGAACAAGGACGCCGCGAACGACCTCATGAGCGACCGGGACCGATTCAAGAGGAATGTCAGGAGTGCGATGGCGGGAGGAAGTGTGAAGGGCGAGGCGTTCGATCGGGTCATGAAGTGA